Proteins encoded by one window of Triticum aestivum cultivar Chinese Spring unplaced genomic scaffold, IWGSC CS RefSeq v2.1 scaffold17366, whole genome shotgun sequence:
- the LOC123172630 gene encoding uncharacterized protein produces MSFAQDHSSYQNNYSYGWPENPNMSYRSNNPEISSFASSNHMRGFRYNEESHNYAPQQIYSAPTHIPQHQEMLPMELNGPPFGQPTTPATAEQSHVQVPTQDEFDDIDKLTLLSLEFTWSAEDDPIRPMILDEMKNIKSGKELVDEVRKIEKNINASSTISSLLELSAAEISSHTCEVPTPSHPVEQDSKSPEEERPRIEEDELEDKEQDDQELQFPSDQVEDSSSTTPEEIQEAAVDEDEEHAIHLPIVIPERDVSGLPNPLDDMMPCDFFATTLHYMIPSLNIDLKTHLLGYDDIYPVSGITLICDDHSYFPRASPMLHET; encoded by the coding sequence ATGAGCTTCGCTCAAGATCATagctcataccaaaacaattacTCATATGGGTGGCCTGAAAACCCGAATATGTCATATAGGAGCAACAACCCTGAGATCTCATCGTTTGCTTCTAGTAATCATATGCGGGGATTTAGGTACAATGAGGAGAGCCACAACTATGCTCCACAACAGATTTATTCAGCTCCTACTCATATACCTCAACACCAGGAGATGTTGCCAATGGAGTTAAATGGTCCTCCATTTGGTCAACCAACAACTCCAGCAACTGCTGAGCAATCTCATGTGCAAGTGCCCACACAAGATGAATTTGATGATATAGACAAGCTCACATTGCTTAGTCTCGAGTTCACTTGGAGTGCTGAAGATGATCCAATTAGGCCGATGATACTAGATGAAATGAAGAATATCAAGAGTGGAAAAGAGCTAGTGGATGAAGTAAGGAAGATTGAGAAGAACATCAACGCTAGTAGTACTATCTCATCTCTCCTTGAGCTGAGTGCTGCTGAGATTTCTAGTCATACATGTGAGGTTCCAACACCGTCACATCCAGTTGAGCAAGATAGCAAGAGTCCAGAGGAAGAAAGACCTCGGATTGAAGAAGATGAACTAGAAGACAAGGAACAAGATGATCAAGAGCTGCAATTCCCAAGTGATCAAGTTGAAGACTCATCATCTACTACTCCTGAAGAAATACAAGAAGCTGctgtagatgaagatgaagaacatgCGATTCATTTGCCTATCGTCATACCAGAGCGTGATGTGTCAGGTTTACCCAATCCTCTTGATGACATGATGCCTTGTGATTTCTTTGCTACTACCTTGCATTACATGATACCATCACTTAACATTGATTTGAAAACTCATTTGCTTGGATATGATGATATATACCCTGTTAGTGGCATTACTCTCATTTGTGATGATCATAGTTACTTTCCTCGTGCTAGTCCTATGCTTCATGAAACATAG